In Paracoccus aerodenitrificans, the following are encoded in one genomic region:
- the metK gene encoding methionine adenosyltransferase — protein MSEYNVFTSESVSEGHPDKIADQISDAVLDAIIAEDPRARVACETMVKTGVAIISGEITTSAWVDLESIVRDVINDIGYTSSEVGFDGSTCSVINIIGKQSPEINQGVDRSSLEEQGAGDQGLMFGYASDETDVLMPAPITYAHRLVQRQSQVRRDGTLDWLRPDAKSQVTFRYGSDGRPEAVDAVVLSTQHNPDISLEDLREAVIEEIIKPVLPTEWLSADTKYFINPTGKFVIGGPVGDCGLTGRKIIVDTYGGMSRHGGGAFSGKDPSKVDRSAAYAGRWVAKNIVAAGLAKRCEIQVSYAIGVAEPTSISLNCFSTETVPVDKIIAAVREVFDLRPYAIIGGLDLLHPIYRSTSTYGHFGKEPEQISYAGKTHTGYTWEATDKAEALKAAI, from the coding sequence ATGAGCGAATATAACGTTTTTACCTCGGAGTCGGTGTCCGAGGGTCATCCCGACAAGATTGCCGACCAGATTTCCGATGCGGTGCTTGATGCCATCATTGCCGAGGATCCACGCGCTCGCGTTGCATGCGAAACGATGGTCAAGACCGGCGTTGCGATTATCTCGGGTGAGATTACCACCTCTGCATGGGTCGATCTCGAATCCATCGTGCGCGATGTCATCAACGATATCGGCTATACCTCGTCCGAGGTCGGTTTTGACGGGTCCACCTGCTCGGTCATCAATATCATCGGGAAGCAGTCGCCCGAGATCAATCAGGGCGTCGATCGCTCCTCGCTGGAAGAGCAGGGCGCAGGGGATCAGGGTCTGATGTTCGGCTATGCCTCCGACGAAACGGATGTGCTGATGCCCGCCCCGATCACCTATGCGCACCGGCTGGTTCAGCGGCAGTCGCAGGTGCGCCGGGACGGAACGCTTGACTGGCTGCGTCCCGATGCGAAATCGCAGGTAACCTTCCGCTATGGCAGCGATGGCCGCCCCGAAGCGGTTGATGCGGTGGTTCTGTCCACGCAGCATAATCCCGATATTTCGCTTGAGGATCTGCGCGAAGCGGTCATCGAGGAAATCATCAAGCCGGTCCTTCCCACGGAATGGCTGTCGGCGGATACGAAATATTTCATCAACCCGACCGGCAAGTTCGTCATTGGCGGACCGGTCGGGGATTGCGGGCTGACAGGGCGGAAAATCATCGTCGATACATATGGCGGGATGTCGCGGCATGGCGGCGGTGCGTTCTCCGGCAAGGACCCGTCCAAGGTTGACCGCTCTGCCGCGTATGCAGGTCGTTGGGTCGCGAAGAATATCGTTGCGGCGGGGCTTGCCAAGCGTTGCGAAATTCAGGTCAGCTATGCCATCGGTGTCGCCGAGCCGACCTCGATTTCGCTGAACTGCTTCAGCACCGAAACTGTCCCGGTTGACAAGATCATCGCCGCAGTTCGTGAGGTTTTCGACCTGCGTCCCTATGCGATCATCGGAGGGTTGGACCTGCTGCATCCGATCTATCGGTCGACCTCGACCTATGGTCATTTCGGCAAGGAGCCCGAGCAGATCAGCTATGCCGGGAAAACCCATACCGGCTATACATGGGAAGCGACCGACAAGGCAGAGGCGCTGAAGGCGGCAATTTAA
- the ahcY gene encoding adenosylhomocysteinase, whose protein sequence is MNDYIIKDLSLADFGRKELDIAETEMPGLMALRKEYGDSKPLKGARIAGSLHMTVQTAVLIETLVALGADVRWASCNIYSTQDHAAAAIAASGVPVFAIKGETLEEYWSYTDQIFRFADGTANMILDDGGDATLYILLGARVEAGEKDLIASPTSEEEEALFAQIRKRLEESPGWFTRQRDAIGGVSEETTTGVHRLYDLHKKGLLPFPAINVNDSVTKSKFDNKYGCKESLVDGIRRATDVMMAGKVAVVCGYGDVGKGSAASLAGAGARVKVTEVDPICALQAAMDGFEVVTLEEVVSTADIFVTTTGNKDVIRLEHMRDMKDMAIVGNIGHFDNEIQVAALKNHKWTNIKDQVDMIEMPSGNRIILLSQGRLLNLGNATGHPSFVMSASFTNQVLAQIELFTKGDEYAPGVYILPKHLDEKVAMLHLDKVGAKLTRLTAEQADYIGVTTDGPFKSDHYRY, encoded by the coding sequence ATGAACGACTATATCATCAAGGATCTCTCTCTGGCGGATTTCGGCCGGAAAGAGCTCGATATCGCGGAAACCGAAATGCCGGGCCTTATGGCGCTGCGTAAAGAATATGGTGACTCCAAGCCGCTTAAAGGTGCGCGCATCGCAGGCAGTCTGCATATGACCGTGCAGACTGCGGTGCTGATCGAAACCCTGGTCGCATTGGGGGCGGATGTCCGCTGGGCCTCGTGCAACATCTACTCGACGCAGGATCACGCCGCAGCAGCCATCGCGGCATCCGGCGTTCCGGTCTTCGCGATCAAGGGCGAGACGCTGGAAGAATACTGGTCCTACACTGACCAGATCTTCCGCTTTGCCGACGGCACCGCCAATATGATTCTGGACGATGGCGGCGACGCAACGCTGTATATTCTTCTGGGCGCTCGCGTAGAGGCCGGCGAAAAAGATCTGATCGCCTCTCCCACCAGCGAAGAGGAAGAGGCGCTTTTTGCCCAGATCCGCAAGCGGCTTGAAGAAAGCCCCGGCTGGTTCACCCGGCAGCGGGATGCCATTGGCGGCGTGTCCGAGGAGACGACGACCGGTGTACACCGTCTGTACGATCTGCACAAAAAAGGTCTGCTGCCCTTCCCGGCGATCAACGTCAATGACAGCGTCACCAAGTCGAAATTCGACAATAAATACGGCTGCAAGGAGTCGCTGGTCGACGGTATCCGCCGCGCCACCGACGTGATGATGGCCGGCAAGGTCGCCGTTGTCTGCGGTTATGGCGATGTCGGCAAAGGTTCCGCCGCCTCGCTCGCCGGTGCCGGAGCGCGGGTCAAGGTAACCGAGGTTGACCCGATATGCGCCCTGCAGGCCGCAATGGACGGGTTTGAGGTGGTAACGCTGGAAGAGGTGGTCAGCACCGCCGACATCTTCGTGACGACCACGGGCAATAAGGACGTCATCCGTCTGGAACATATGCGCGACATGAAGGACATGGCGATTGTCGGCAATATCGGCCATTTCGACAATGAAATTCAGGTCGCAGCGCTGAAGAACCACAAATGGACCAATATCAAGGACCAGGTGGACATGATCGAGATGCCCTCCGGCAACCGGATCATCCTGCTCAGCCAGGGCCGCCTGCTGAATTTGGGCAACGCGACCGGCCATCCCTCTTTCGTGATGTCCGCCAGTTTTACCAATCAGGTTCTGGCGCAGATCGAACTCTTTACCAAAGGCGATGAATACGCGCCGGGCGTCTATATCCTTCCGAAACATCTGGATGAGAAAGTTGCCATGCTGCATCTGGACAAGGTCGGAGCAAAGCTGACCAGGCTGACGGCTGAGCAGGCGGATTACATCGGCGTCACAACCGACGGGCCTTTCAAATCAGATCATTACCGGTACTGA
- a CDS encoding glucokinase, whose translation MAILLADVGGTNARLALARNGVIDGSSITRYRGDDYSSFDAVVQTFLAEQENPRLSAVCVAVAGPVSGGVASLTNRDWDFSENRLARLTDADHVRLINDLMALGYATPRLGAEGVSLLRAAPASRSRNGQSLVVGAGTGFNVCGVQTLPGGGISCQEAEEGHTSLPANIAGRLSDRVGIKAMLDFFSTEETFAGRGLARLHTALHGKEVRNSEEISTAAMQGDAEAEETYALFTELFGLLLRELSLRFMPLDGIFLAGSVARSFAHRTQQLEAAFLAEPYMRHIPDNTPLLLIRDDMAALHGCLAAIA comes from the coding sequence ATGGCGATACTTCTGGCGGATGTTGGCGGGACGAATGCGCGTCTGGCTTTGGCTCGGAACGGTGTTATCGACGGCAGCAGTATCACCAGATATCGCGGTGACGATTATTCCAGCTTCGATGCTGTTGTGCAGACATTTCTAGCCGAACAGGAAAATCCGCGCCTCAGCGCCGTTTGCGTGGCGGTCGCCGGGCCGGTATCCGGCGGGGTGGCCAGTCTGACCAATCGGGACTGGGATTTTTCGGAAAACCGCCTTGCGCGGCTGACCGATGCGGATCATGTCCGGCTGATCAACGATCTTATGGCGCTTGGTTATGCGACGCCCCGGCTTGGCGCCGAAGGTGTTTCGCTTCTTCGCGCCGCGCCAGCCAGCCGGTCGCGGAACGGTCAGTCCCTTGTGGTCGGAGCGGGCACCGGTTTCAATGTCTGCGGCGTTCAGACCCTGCCCGGTGGTGGCATCAGTTGTCAGGAGGCAGAGGAGGGTCATACCAGCCTTCCCGCAAATATCGCCGGTCGGCTCAGCGACCGGGTCGGTATCAAGGCCATGCTGGATTTCTTTTCTACCGAAGAGACATTCGCCGGACGCGGGCTTGCCCGGCTGCACACGGCGCTTCATGGCAAGGAGGTGCGGAATTCCGAAGAAATTTCAACCGCCGCCATGCAGGGAGATGCAGAGGCCGAGGAAACCTATGCTCTTTTTACCGAACTGTTCGGTCTTTTGCTGCGTGAGCTCTCGCTGCGGTTCATGCCTCTGGACGGTATTTTTCTGGCCGGTTCGGTTGCCCGCAGCTTTGCGCATCGGACGCAGCAACTGGAAGCGGCGTTTCTGGCCGAACCCTATATGCGGCATATCCCGGACAACACGCCTCTGTTGCTGATCCGCGACGATATGGCGGCATTACATGGCTGTCTTGCGGCGATTGCCTGA
- a CDS encoding autotransporter assembly complex protein TamA — MQRTLPAAVMTVMAASIIAAEAPAQSASSSNPFAGISRLFDRGEQPVTDEDGQVLGPPVKLDVLIVDGDEDLERPIRNASLVASALAEDRSTGQDILAAARGDYARVLGVLFDEGYFSAIINITLDGVEAAEIAPLDGPEYVGNVVVAVDPGPRFKFGQADLGPLAPGTNAIESYAVGKTAGTGIIKRATSNAISNWRDASHAKARVAGQEIIADHNVARIESRVDLNPGPAVTFGRLHATGNERLNTRRMLKIAGYPEGEAFDPEKLETVRKRLRRSGVFSAITLVEAETLNPDNSMDVALTVVEQKLRRVGAAFELSNVDGAMFSAYWLHRNLLGGGERFRIEGEVSDIKADSDARDYDMDIRLERPATLSPDTTGYIDLSFSEENEPEYYKKSAEFGLGFSYIRSERLTAHTEIQYTYSRVNYGSGYYDYSTISLPTGFTWDRRDDMNNAKRGFWLEGEVTPFVGLKDTGSGVQLEGEGRIYHSMLTDDRLTFAARGRAGTVLGPDILEIPPDYLFFSGGGGSVRGQPYESLGFDVPLEGTDEDAYVGGQSLVNISLEARYQVRNNIGAVVFVDAGKIWDDGAFQGDTKWHGGAGVGMRYNTPIGPIRFDVATPIEGKEDDSKVQLYLGLGQAF; from the coding sequence ATGCAGCGGACCTTACCGGCAGCCGTCATGACCGTGATGGCCGCAAGTATCATTGCGGCTGAGGCGCCAGCACAATCGGCGTCGTCATCGAACCCTTTTGCTGGCATTTCGCGGCTTTTCGACCGGGGCGAACAGCCGGTTACGGATGAAGACGGACAGGTTCTGGGGCCGCCGGTCAAGCTGGATGTGCTGATCGTTGACGGTGATGAGGATCTGGAACGTCCGATCCGGAATGCGTCTCTGGTCGCAAGCGCACTGGCTGAGGATCGTTCAACCGGGCAGGATATTCTTGCTGCGGCACGGGGCGATTATGCCCGTGTTCTGGGTGTGCTGTTCGATGAAGGCTATTTCTCGGCCATTATCAATATCACGCTGGACGGCGTCGAAGCCGCCGAAATCGCGCCTCTGGACGGGCCGGAATATGTCGGCAATGTCGTGGTTGCGGTCGATCCGGGGCCGCGCTTCAAATTCGGGCAGGCCGATCTGGGGCCGCTGGCACCCGGCACAAATGCGATAGAAAGCTATGCGGTCGGTAAAACGGCAGGCACCGGGATCATCAAGCGGGCCACCTCGAACGCGATCAGCAACTGGCGGGATGCCAGCCATGCCAAGGCCCGCGTTGCCGGTCAAGAAATCATCGCCGATCACAACGTCGCCCGGATTGAATCGCGCGTGGATCTGAATCCCGGCCCTGCGGTGACGTTTGGCCGACTTCATGCGACCGGGAATGAGCGGCTCAATACGCGTCGGATGCTGAAAATCGCGGGCTATCCCGAGGGTGAGGCCTTCGATCCCGAGAAGCTGGAAACCGTCCGCAAGCGCCTGCGCCGCTCGGGCGTGTTTTCGGCGATTACTCTGGTCGAGGCGGAAACGCTCAACCCGGATAATTCGATGGATGTCGCGCTGACCGTCGTCGAGCAGAAGCTTCGCCGTGTCGGCGCTGCATTCGAGCTGTCCAATGTCGATGGGGCAATGTTCTCTGCCTATTGGCTGCACCGTAACCTGCTGGGCGGAGGAGAAAGGTTCAGGATCGAGGGCGAGGTCAGCGATATCAAGGCGGATTCCGACGCGCGTGACTATGATATGGATATCCGGCTGGAGCGGCCCGCGACGCTGTCACCGGATACGACCGGATATATCGATCTTTCATTCTCTGAAGAAAACGAGCCGGAATATTACAAGAAAAGCGCGGAATTCGGCCTCGGTTTCAGCTATATCCGTAGTGAGCGTCTGACGGCGCATACGGAAATTCAGTACACATATTCCCGTGTGAATTACGGATCGGGATATTACGATTACTCGACCATTTCCCTGCCGACCGGCTTCACCTGGGACCGCCGCGACGACATGAACAACGCGAAGCGCGGCTTCTGGCTTGAGGGCGAGGTGACGCCTTTCGTCGGCTTGAAGGATACAGGCTCGGGTGTCCAGCTTGAGGGTGAGGGCCGGATCTATCACAGCATGCTGACGGATGACCGGCTGACCTTTGCCGCGCGGGGGCGGGCGGGAACGGTGCTTGGTCCCGATATTCTGGAAATTCCGCCGGATTATCTGTTCTTTTCGGGAGGCGGCGGCAGTGTGCGTGGTCAGCCCTATGAATCTCTCGGCTTCGACGTGCCGCTGGAGGGCACGGATGAAGACGCCTATGTCGGCGGGCAGAGCCTCGTGAATATCAGCCTTGAGGCGCGTTATCAGGTCCGCAACAATATCGGCGCGGTCGTTTTTGTCGATGCAGGCAAGATCTGGGACGATGGCGCGTTTCAGGGTGACACCAAATGGCATGGCGGTGCCGGGGTCGGGATGCGCTATAATACCCCGATCGG